In the genome of Deinococcus deserti VCD115, one region contains:
- a CDS encoding proline iminopeptidase-family hydrolase — MTNKQPTPSYFDTTGRDDRLSGGVKLIPITTPHGTFRVWTKRIGNHPTIKVLLLHGGPGATHEYFEAFDSFLPAAGIEYYYYDQLGSAYSDQPDQPELWDLSRFVEEVEQVRQALGLTSENFYLLGHSWGGILALEYALRYPQHLKGLVISNMMASIPQYNTYAREVLMPAMDPVVLAEIQQLEAAGKHDQPRYMELLVPHHYVHHVLRMPVDEWPDPVNRTFKHLNASIYVPLQGPSELGASGKLADWDRTADLSSLMVPTLVIGAQHDTMDPAHMAWMAQQLPNGRYLHCPEGSHMALYDNQDRYFEGLITFLEDVDQAAQGQR; from the coding sequence ATGACGAACAAGCAACCGACGCCCTCATACTTTGATACCACGGGCCGGGACGACCGGCTGAGCGGGGGCGTCAAGCTGATCCCCATCACGACACCGCACGGCACCTTCCGGGTGTGGACCAAGCGCATCGGCAACCACCCGACCATAAAAGTCCTGCTCCTGCACGGAGGGCCGGGAGCCACACACGAATACTTTGAGGCGTTCGACAGTTTCCTGCCTGCTGCCGGCATCGAGTACTACTACTACGATCAGCTTGGTTCGGCCTACAGCGACCAGCCTGACCAGCCTGAGCTGTGGGACCTCTCCCGCTTCGTTGAGGAAGTGGAACAGGTGCGCCAGGCCCTGGGGCTGACCAGCGAGAACTTTTATTTATTAGGGCACTCATGGGGTGGCATTCTGGCCCTGGAGTACGCCTTGCGTTATCCGCAGCACCTCAAAGGTCTCGTGATCTCCAACATGATGGCCAGCATTCCGCAGTACAACACGTACGCGCGCGAAGTGCTGATGCCCGCCATGGACCCGGTGGTGCTGGCCGAGATCCAGCAACTGGAGGCGGCCGGGAAGCACGATCAGCCCCGTTATATGGAACTGCTGGTGCCGCACCACTATGTCCATCATGTGCTGCGGATGCCGGTCGACGAGTGGCCCGATCCGGTCAACCGGACCTTTAAACACCTCAATGCCTCTATCTATGTTCCGCTTCAGGGTCCCAGCGAACTGGGTGCCAGCGGCAAACTCGCGGATTGGGACCGCACGGCTGACCTGAGCAGCCTCATGGTCCCGACGCTGGTGATCGGCGCTCAGCATGACACCATGGATCCGGCGCATATGGCGTGGATGGCGCAACAGCTCCCCAACGGCCGGTACCTGCATTGTCCTGAGGGCAGCCATATGGCTCTGTACGATAATCAGGACCGGTACTTCGAAGGATTGATCACGTTTCTTGAGGACGTGGATCAAGCAGCTCAGGGACAGCGCTGA
- a CDS encoding Rid family detoxifying hydrolase translates to MGRYSHATRGGGLIFVSGQGAFDPETGRIVDGGIREQTSQVLRNISLILQSAGADLSSVVKVTVFLHAWKDFAEMNEVYASFFPAKARARSTVQGERWPEGSLVAIEAIALVPPEH, encoded by the coding sequence ATTGGGCGGTACTCGCACGCCACCCGGGGTGGTGGTCTTATCTTTGTGTCTGGCCAGGGCGCGTTCGACCCTGAGACTGGACGAATTGTAGACGGGGGAATTCGTGAACAGACCAGTCAGGTATTGCGGAATATCAGCCTCATTCTGCAATCCGCTGGGGCAGACCTCAGCAGTGTTGTGAAAGTCACAGTGTTCCTCCACGCGTGGAAGGACTTCGCGGAGATGAACGAAGTGTACGCCTCGTTTTTCCCGGCCAAAGCCCGAGCCCGCTCTACGGTCCAGGGCGAGCGGTGGCCGGAAGGTTCGCTGGTGGCCATAGAAGCCATCGCCCTCGTGCCTCCTGAACACTGA
- a CDS encoding extracellular solute-binding protein: protein MNRIHRTLALLSLAMTTAASAAPVTLNALLMKQAAYSEQDIRNMTKEFEAKNPNLKVNIEFVAYEALHDKIVASQASGSNGYDVVLFDVIWPAEFAQNGFLQDVTNRIPKASTDRVIKGAWTTVEYDNKRYGMPWILDTKYLYYNTDMLKQAGIKAPPRTWEELLQQADILKKKKITQYPIVWSWAQAEALICDYTTLVSAFGGQFYKGGTPAFNSGGGLKALTYMTDSVKRGLSNPNSKEYLEEDVRRVFSSGQAAFALNWTYMYNMANDPKESKVAGKVGVVAAPGAAGISKASAMNGSMALGISGNSQKADDAWKYISFLTSQPTQNKYAKLSLPIWKTSYTDPKVAQGQQQLIKAANTALPLMYPRPTITRYQELSVTLQKAIQEALLGRKTPQAALNDAAKTAARLR, encoded by the coding sequence ATGAACCGAATCCACCGCACGTTAGCCCTGCTCTCTCTCGCCATGACCACGGCCGCATCGGCTGCTCCCGTGACGCTGAACGCCCTGCTGATGAAACAGGCGGCCTACAGCGAACAGGACATCCGCAACATGACCAAGGAATTCGAGGCCAAAAACCCGAACCTGAAAGTCAATATCGAATTTGTTGCCTACGAAGCGCTGCACGACAAGATCGTGGCCTCACAGGCCTCCGGCTCAAACGGCTACGACGTCGTGCTCTTCGACGTTATCTGGCCCGCCGAGTTCGCGCAGAACGGCTTTTTGCAGGATGTCACCAACCGCATCCCCAAGGCCTCCACAGACCGGGTGATCAAGGGTGCCTGGACCACCGTGGAGTACGACAACAAGCGCTACGGCATGCCGTGGATTCTCGACACGAAGTACCTGTACTACAACACCGACATGCTCAAACAGGCCGGCATCAAGGCACCGCCGCGGACGTGGGAAGAACTCCTCCAGCAGGCCGACATCCTCAAGAAAAAGAAAATCACGCAGTATCCCATCGTCTGGAGCTGGGCTCAGGCGGAAGCGCTGATCTGCGACTACACGACGCTCGTATCCGCCTTTGGAGGCCAGTTCTATAAAGGTGGTACGCCTGCGTTCAACTCTGGTGGCGGGCTTAAGGCTCTGACCTATATGACCGATTCCGTCAAGCGCGGTCTCAGCAACCCGAATTCGAAAGAGTACCTGGAAGAAGACGTCCGGCGCGTGTTTTCTAGCGGACAGGCCGCCTTCGCCCTGAACTGGACCTACATGTACAACATGGCGAACGACCCGAAAGAGTCGAAGGTCGCCGGAAAGGTCGGTGTCGTCGCCGCTCCCGGTGCGGCCGGCATCAGCAAGGCCAGCGCCATGAACGGCTCCATGGCGCTGGGTATCAGCGGCAACAGCCAGAAGGCGGATGACGCGTGGAAGTACATCTCCTTCCTGACTTCGCAGCCCACCCAGAACAAATACGCCAAACTCAGCCTCCCGATCTGGAAAACGTCCTACACCGACCCGAAAGTCGCCCAGGGACAGCAGCAGCTGATTAAAGCGGCCAACACGGCGCTGCCCCTGATGTACCCCCGCCCGACCATCACGCGCTACCAGGAGCTGTCCGTGACCTTGCAGAAAGCCATTCAGGAAGCGCTGCTGGGCCGCAAGACCCCACAGGCTGCGCTGAACGACGCCGCGAAGACCGCGGCCCGCCTGCGCTGA
- a CDS encoding GAF domain-containing protein → MPSSITNAAVHEEQRLTLLERCRLMNTAQERSYDLIVEGLARLYGVPIALITFLDGQRQFIKANVGTDVREMPVTESLCQYTLESDSPLVLPDLTQDWRCHSHSLVTGDEELRFYAGAPIIVDGYRLGTVCIFDRVPHSANDLDASLLVHMAMMVAATIKARSENPRAPVSYPRYRAPQNEA, encoded by the coding sequence ATGCCCTCTTCAATCACCAACGCTGCCGTCCACGAAGAACAACGCCTCACGCTGCTCGAGCGCTGCCGGCTCATGAACACCGCACAGGAGCGCTCCTACGACCTGATCGTCGAAGGGCTGGCCCGGCTCTATGGCGTGCCGATTGCCCTGATCACCTTCCTGGATGGTCAGCGGCAATTCATCAAGGCCAATGTCGGCACGGACGTGCGGGAGATGCCGGTCACAGAGTCGTTGTGTCAGTACACCCTGGAATCGGACAGCCCCCTGGTGTTGCCAGACCTGACGCAGGACTGGAGATGTCATTCCCACTCCCTGGTCACGGGAGACGAGGAGCTGCGGTTTTATGCCGGAGCTCCGATCATTGTGGACGGGTACCGGCTCGGCACGGTGTGCATTTTTGACCGGGTGCCACATTCCGCGAATGATCTGGATGCGTCGCTACTGGTGCACATGGCGATGATGGTGGCCGCGACGATCAAAGCCCGCAGTGAGAACCCTAGAGCTCCGGTGTCGTACCCCCGATACCGGGCACCTCAGAATGAGGCCTAG
- a CDS encoding ROK family transcriptional regulator: protein MTNPNPLRRKNRTALLQLLFQHGPLSKTALAQNSGLSSVTVNAIINELLDAQLLVEIGKTGGNAGRPAGILDFHPQLSTVAGIDVQPKCLSVVTSNLRGEARSQRTLPAEPAYVTESLLNAIDELAQTMPHGPVGHIALSVPAPVNPITLKLLEPNSLPELDLPHIINHCTARGITLLADNDANLAAVAERAYGCARGHTNFGVLVTRDSGIGMGLVLDGRLFQGDDGQAGELALAYWPLNGEPVPIEHLPPREQDIAIAYLVSGNAVTLNLSQLVVYQANPDPNSDLIHRLRQLLPDRIPVCESLVAAEGPVLGALTMAVASHAEQLFTTHPTPAPVPTPSRDASGG, encoded by the coding sequence TTGACCAACCCCAATCCACTGCGCAGGAAAAACCGCACCGCGCTCCTCCAGCTGCTGTTTCAGCACGGGCCTCTGTCTAAAACGGCCCTTGCACAAAACAGCGGACTCTCCAGCGTCACCGTCAACGCCATCATCAATGAATTGCTGGACGCTCAACTGCTGGTGGAAATTGGAAAAACAGGAGGGAATGCCGGTCGCCCAGCCGGAATCCTGGATTTTCATCCTCAGCTCAGCACGGTGGCCGGGATCGACGTTCAGCCCAAGTGTCTCAGCGTCGTGACCTCCAACCTCCGCGGTGAAGCCCGGAGCCAACGCACTCTCCCCGCGGAACCTGCTTATGTCACTGAGTCACTGCTGAACGCCATCGACGAACTTGCTCAGACAATGCCACATGGACCGGTAGGACACATCGCGCTTTCCGTGCCTGCACCGGTCAATCCGATCACCCTCAAACTTCTGGAGCCTAATAGTCTTCCAGAACTGGATCTGCCACACATCATCAACCACTGCACTGCTCGAGGCATCACCCTCCTGGCAGACAACGATGCGAACCTCGCGGCCGTCGCCGAACGGGCTTACGGTTGTGCCCGCGGCCACACCAATTTCGGCGTCCTGGTGACTCGCGATTCCGGCATCGGCATGGGGCTGGTTCTTGATGGACGGCTGTTTCAGGGCGATGACGGGCAAGCCGGCGAACTTGCGCTGGCCTACTGGCCCCTCAACGGCGAGCCCGTGCCCATCGAACACCTTCCGCCTCGGGAACAGGACATCGCCATCGCCTACCTGGTCAGTGGCAACGCGGTCACCCTCAATCTTTCCCAACTGGTGGTGTATCAGGCCAATCCCGACCCAAATTCAGACCTGATTCATCGACTGCGCCAGCTTCTCCCTGACCGGATTCCCGTCTGCGAAAGCCTCGTTGCGGCCGAAGGTCCAGTGCTGGGCGCCCTCACGATGGCCGTCGCCTCGCACGCCGAGCAGTTATTTACCACTCACCCTACGCCGGCCCCCGTCCCTACGCCCTCTCGTGACGCCTCTGGAGGCTGA
- a CDS encoding isoamylase, with the protein MRHVALLALALLVTACGTTPDTTRTVLSTQALSPTSLGARYTDSTGSATGTTHITFRVYSANASRMEVNLYAQRAGADEKVRYTLTKNTTTNVWSVTVPVSTLSSTYGITGPVYYGYRAWGPNWPYSSSWTKGSTAGFVSDVDSSGNRFNPNKLLIDPYALEISHDPISPASGNYSNAVYASGATHRAKDSGRVASKGIVLASDTTSFGTKPTRALKDDVIYEVHLRGLTRGDSGVSCAGTYAGAAARASALQALGVTAVEFLPVQETDNDANDATDTATGRSSTSTSGDNYWGYMTVNYFAPDRRYSCDQSAGGPTKEFKAMVKAYHDRGIKVFVDVVYNHTAEGGTWSGTDATTSTLYSWRGLDNATYYSLTSDRQFFWDNTGIGANYNTFNPAAQNLIVNSLNYWRTELGVDGFRFDLASVLGNTCTHGCFNYDKLNSSTALNRIVRDLSPRPEAGGAGTDLIAEPWAIGGNSYQVGNFPAGWSEWNGIYRDTLRKDQNGLGVESVTPGQLATRFAGSSDLYGDDGRKPWNSVNFMVAHDGFTLKDLYACNSKNNSQAWPYGPSDGGEDSNHSWDQAGVAADQRKAARNGMAFLMLNAGTPMFNGGDETLRSVQCNNNAYNLDSSGNWLNPTLTTDQTNFKSFTQNMISFRRGHPALRPANFYSSSDTNGNVMEQIRWFKPDGTVADSGYFGNADNHALAYRIDGTEFGDTASAIYVAYNGWSGGVDFKLPWPGSGKSWYRVTDTCPWAEGATQVDLNAAANVGGEYATYSVCGRGLLVLVAR; encoded by the coding sequence ATGCGTCACGTCGCTCTACTGGCCCTCGCCCTGCTTGTGACCGCCTGTGGCACGACGCCCGACACCACCCGCACGGTGTTGAGCACTCAGGCGCTGAGTCCGACGTCGCTGGGTGCGCGATACACCGACTCGACCGGCTCTGCCACCGGCACGACTCACATCACATTCCGCGTGTACTCCGCGAACGCTTCCCGCATGGAAGTCAACCTTTACGCGCAGCGCGCCGGGGCGGACGAGAAAGTCCGGTACACCCTCACGAAAAACACGACCACGAACGTATGGTCGGTCACGGTGCCAGTCAGCACCCTCAGCAGCACCTACGGCATCACCGGCCCCGTGTACTACGGCTACCGTGCCTGGGGCCCGAACTGGCCGTACAGCAGCAGCTGGACCAAAGGGTCCACGGCTGGATTTGTCAGCGACGTGGACTCGTCAGGAAACCGCTTTAACCCCAACAAGCTGCTCATTGATCCATACGCACTCGAAATCAGCCACGACCCCATCAGTCCAGCCAGCGGTAACTACAGCAACGCAGTGTATGCGTCGGGCGCCACACACCGCGCCAAGGACTCCGGACGGGTGGCGTCGAAAGGCATCGTGCTGGCCTCAGATACCACGAGCTTCGGTACCAAGCCGACCCGCGCGCTGAAAGACGACGTGATCTACGAAGTGCACCTGCGCGGCCTGACCCGGGGGGATTCGGGAGTGTCGTGTGCCGGCACTTACGCAGGCGCGGCAGCCCGGGCATCTGCCCTTCAGGCCCTTGGCGTCACGGCCGTGGAATTCCTGCCCGTACAGGAAACGGACAATGACGCCAACGACGCGACCGATACCGCCACGGGCCGCTCCAGTACCAGCACCAGCGGGGACAACTACTGGGGGTACATGACGGTAAATTACTTTGCGCCAGATCGCCGGTACAGCTGTGATCAGAGCGCCGGCGGCCCCACCAAGGAATTCAAGGCGATGGTCAAGGCGTACCACGACCGGGGCATCAAGGTGTTTGTGGACGTCGTGTATAACCACACGGCCGAGGGAGGTACCTGGTCCGGTACGGATGCCACCACATCCACGCTGTACTCGTGGCGTGGACTGGACAACGCCACGTACTACTCCCTGACTTCTGACCGGCAGTTTTTCTGGGACAATACCGGCATCGGTGCGAATTACAACACCTTCAACCCGGCCGCCCAGAACCTGATCGTGAATTCCCTGAACTACTGGCGCACTGAGCTGGGTGTGGACGGATTCCGGTTCGATTTGGCGTCGGTGCTGGGCAACACCTGTACGCACGGCTGCTTTAACTACGACAAGCTGAACAGCAGCACCGCCCTGAACCGCATTGTCCGTGATCTCAGTCCACGCCCGGAGGCTGGCGGCGCCGGTACCGACCTGATTGCTGAACCGTGGGCGATCGGCGGAAATTCTTATCAGGTCGGGAACTTCCCCGCCGGCTGGTCGGAATGGAACGGCATTTACCGTGACACGCTCCGCAAGGATCAGAACGGCCTGGGTGTGGAGAGCGTCACGCCGGGTCAACTCGCCACACGCTTCGCCGGGTCGAGCGATCTGTACGGCGACGACGGACGCAAGCCGTGGAATTCCGTGAATTTCATGGTGGCCCACGACGGCTTCACGTTAAAGGACTTGTACGCCTGCAACAGCAAGAACAACTCACAGGCGTGGCCGTACGGCCCGTCAGACGGTGGAGAGGACAGCAATCACAGTTGGGACCAGGCCGGAGTAGCCGCCGACCAGCGGAAAGCTGCCCGAAACGGCATGGCGTTCCTGATGCTGAATGCTGGGACGCCGATGTTCAACGGCGGTGACGAAACACTGCGGTCGGTGCAGTGCAACAACAATGCGTACAACCTGGACTCCAGCGGAAACTGGCTGAACCCGACGCTGACGACCGATCAGACGAACTTCAAATCGTTTACGCAAAACATGATTTCATTCCGGAGGGGCCACCCGGCACTCCGGCCCGCGAACTTCTACTCCTCGTCAGACACCAACGGGAACGTGATGGAGCAGATCCGCTGGTTCAAGCCTGATGGTACCGTCGCGGACAGCGGCTACTTTGGGAATGCGGACAATCATGCTCTGGCGTACCGGATCGACGGCACGGAGTTCGGGGACACCGCGAGCGCCATCTACGTGGCGTATAACGGCTGGTCCGGAGGCGTAGATTTCAAGCTGCCGTGGCCTGGCAGCGGCAAAAGCTGGTACCGGGTGACGGACACCTGCCCGTGGGCCGAGGGGGCCACCCAGGTGGACCTGAATGCTGCAGCGAATGTCGGCGGCGAGTACGCTACATACAGCGTGTGCGGTCGGGGCCTCCTGGTTCTTGTTGCCCGCTGA
- a CDS encoding response regulator, whose translation MPTPCHYLLVDDNPADHLLVQEAFELLGPGHCLTWVQSGQQALQILNAGTTQPDVVLLDINMPGMDGFEVLEAIKRDPRLRTIPVVMLSTSSAGGDVNRAYRLFASAFLVKSARFDAFLEQIEAFLNYWQTNRVCTPDRLLA comes from the coding sequence ATGCCGACCCCCTGCCATTACCTGCTGGTGGACGACAACCCGGCCGACCACCTCCTGGTGCAGGAAGCGTTCGAGCTGCTGGGCCCCGGACACTGCCTGACGTGGGTGCAGAGTGGCCAGCAGGCCTTACAGATCCTGAATGCAGGTACGACCCAGCCGGATGTGGTGCTGCTGGACATCAACATGCCGGGCATGGACGGCTTCGAGGTCCTGGAAGCGATCAAGCGGGATCCCCGGCTGCGGACGATTCCGGTGGTGATGTTGTCCACGTCCAGTGCCGGAGGAGATGTCAACCGTGCGTACCGCCTGTTTGCGAGTGCGTTCTTAGTGAAGTCAGCGCGTTTTGACGCTTTTCTGGAGCAGATTGAAGCCTTCCTGAACTACTGGCAGACCAACCGGGTCTGTACGCCCGACAGGTTGCTGGCTTAA
- a CDS encoding DUF5946 family protein: protein MDAPSMEACVGCGAVLPRVEGPIHRYMTSSPACWAAFTALGSAQHLPTNASWEALLVDAYAVQHPGTPSNQAINSVAVHLMVLYGVLVRGYAPDQAQRLRQRPGQQTKGHKHERFHWLTPPSFASVLTVADVQNAGDAQVRAQVAEAWVRDVWSVWAQLHEGQVASWFAAYMAFE, encoded by the coding sequence ATGGATGCGCCCTCGATGGAAGCGTGCGTGGGCTGCGGCGCGGTGTTGCCTCGTGTGGAGGGTCCCATTCATCGCTACATGACCTCCAGTCCTGCCTGCTGGGCGGCTTTCACTGCCCTCGGAAGTGCACAGCATCTACCCACGAACGCGTCCTGGGAGGCGCTGCTGGTGGACGCGTACGCAGTTCAGCACCCGGGCACGCCGTCCAACCAAGCGATCAATTCGGTGGCAGTTCACTTGATGGTGCTGTACGGCGTGCTGGTGCGTGGGTACGCTCCCGATCAAGCCCAACGGTTGCGTCAACGCCCAGGACAGCAGACGAAAGGACACAAACACGAACGCTTTCACTGGTTGACGCCGCCGTCGTTTGCTTCGGTCTTGACGGTGGCCGACGTGCAGAACGCTGGTGACGCTCAAGTGCGCGCGCAGGTGGCAGAGGCGTGGGTGCGCGACGTTTGGTCAGTCTGGGCACAGCTGCACGAAGGGCAGGTCGCGTCCTGGTTCGCGGCGTACATGGCGTTCGAATAA
- a CDS encoding cupin domain-containing protein: protein MSVSDAGDIHVVVHGQQAYRGKQGLDYTPGISATSVGSRALWLGAVTIPPGGRTKAHVHEQHESAFYLVSGEEVELWIGNALEHRHLAHPGDYLYIPPGIPHVAVNRTPVPAFFVGARTDPSEQESVVMTPNLDGLVP, encoded by the coding sequence ATGAGTGTCAGCGATGCCGGTGATATTCACGTGGTCGTTCATGGACAACAGGCGTACCGGGGTAAGCAGGGACTGGACTACACGCCTGGGATCAGTGCCACAAGCGTTGGCTCACGGGCGCTGTGGTTGGGGGCGGTCACCATTCCGCCTGGCGGCCGCACCAAAGCGCATGTCCACGAACAGCATGAATCCGCGTTCTATCTGGTCAGCGGTGAGGAAGTAGAGCTTTGGATCGGGAACGCCCTGGAGCATCGTCACCTTGCGCATCCTGGCGATTATCTCTATATCCCGCCGGGTATTCCCCACGTTGCCGTAAACCGCACGCCTGTGCCGGCTTTCTTTGTGGGCGCACGCACTGACCCGAGCGAACAGGAAAGTGTCGTCATGACGCCGAATCTCGACGGCCTCGTTCCATAG
- a CDS encoding metallophosphoesterase: MRSSRVLGTLGWSILTLGTLGVANAYRFVISKHQLSVPGLSRPVRIVQLSDLHYGLFVGRATVARWVDAVLKQEPDLIVITGDFLDSGVGSRRHRKLMAELARLRAPLGVYGVWGNHDWTSLNTNATRISFAEQLRLHGVRLINNTGVQVREDLYVAGVDDWWFGTQDLDAALRGHTGGAVVLLSHNPDYLTQVPARVHLTLSGHTHGGQVRLPLFGSLKRRSTLLNVLRGWVRGPHVVQSPAEGTPATPPEGHALGFVSQGLGVTGVPFRLACPAEVVVLTLVPVGQGPSSTSPVRGAPTAL, from the coding sequence ATGCGATCAAGTCGCGTCCTCGGCACTCTCGGCTGGAGCATTCTGACCCTCGGTACCCTGGGAGTGGCCAACGCATACCGCTTCGTCATCTCCAAGCACCAGCTGTCGGTGCCTGGACTGTCCCGGCCTGTCCGGATCGTTCAATTGAGCGACCTGCATTATGGTTTATTCGTCGGCCGGGCCACCGTCGCACGCTGGGTTGACGCGGTTTTAAAGCAGGAGCCGGACCTGATTGTCATCACCGGTGATTTCCTCGACAGCGGCGTCGGAAGCCGGCGGCACCGAAAACTGATGGCGGAACTCGCCCGCCTTCGTGCGCCGCTGGGTGTCTACGGCGTGTGGGGCAACCACGATTGGACCAGCCTGAACACCAACGCCACGCGAATATCATTCGCCGAGCAATTGCGACTCCACGGCGTGCGACTGATCAACAATACGGGCGTTCAGGTGCGTGAGGACCTGTATGTGGCGGGCGTCGACGACTGGTGGTTTGGCACGCAGGATCTGGATGCGGCGCTCCGAGGGCATACGGGAGGGGCTGTGGTACTGCTGTCACACAATCCCGATTACCTCACGCAGGTGCCGGCGCGGGTTCACCTGACGCTGAGTGGGCATACGCACGGCGGGCAGGTCCGGCTTCCCCTGTTCGGCTCCCTCAAACGCCGCTCGACCCTCCTCAACGTGTTGAGGGGGTGGGTGCGGGGGCCGCACGTGGTGCAATCCCCAGCAGAGGGCACGCCAGCGACTCCCCCGGAAGGACATGCGCTGGGTTTTGTGTCACAGGGGCTTGGGGTCACAGGGGTGCCGTTCCGTCTGGCGTGCCCTGCAGAAGTGGTCGTGCTCACTCTGGTCCCCGTGGGGCAGGGGCCCTCCTCAACCTCACCTGTGAGAGGTGCGCCCACTGCCCTGTAA
- a CDS encoding alpha/beta fold hydrolase, which yields MSMTPGDHTFTTDGLNLAYRVAGRGEALVVQPPGWGIGAGLYERSFGPLERHFTVVYLHPRGSGRSQSPSNPEDINVGRFIEDLDALRSHLGLETIRLIGHSHGGYIALNYALRYPRHLSHLVVVDAQLGVKEPGEDMQRTLPVLALDPRCAEAVKAFSGPLDLKTDEDVSVFLHRIAPLYFRDPEGEGAAMFREYARSNRISLVTSQAAGASDGRFLVRDRLGEITVPTLVLVGRHDFICSPVQADIIHDGIQGSQLEVFEDSGHLPWMEEPEPYFDTVTQFLHGERRLGSATHSAC from the coding sequence ATGTCCATGACTCCTGGGGACCACACCTTCACCACCGACGGGCTGAATCTCGCATACCGGGTCGCGGGACGGGGGGAAGCCCTGGTCGTCCAGCCTCCCGGATGGGGGATCGGCGCGGGTCTGTACGAACGGTCGTTCGGGCCTCTGGAACGCCACTTCACCGTGGTCTACCTGCACCCGCGCGGAAGTGGTCGCTCGCAGAGCCCCTCCAATCCGGAGGACATCAATGTCGGGCGTTTTATAGAAGACCTTGACGCTCTGCGCAGCCACCTTGGGCTGGAGACGATCAGGTTGATCGGGCATTCCCACGGGGGATACATCGCGTTGAACTACGCTCTGCGGTACCCGCGGCACCTGTCCCACCTGGTGGTGGTAGACGCGCAGCTTGGCGTGAAAGAGCCGGGGGAGGACATGCAGCGGACCTTACCAGTCCTTGCGCTCGATCCCCGGTGTGCGGAGGCGGTCAAGGCGTTCAGTGGGCCTCTGGATCTCAAGACGGACGAGGACGTCAGCGTTTTCCTGCATAGAATCGCGCCCCTGTACTTCCGTGATCCGGAGGGTGAGGGGGCCGCCATGTTCCGGGAGTACGCGCGGTCGAACCGTATTTCGCTGGTCACAAGTCAGGCTGCGGGAGCTTCGGATGGGCGGTTTCTGGTGAGGGACCGGCTGGGGGAAATTACGGTGCCCACGCTGGTGCTGGTGGGGCGTCACGACTTTATCTGCTCGCCGGTTCAGGCTGACATCATTCATGACGGCATCCAGGGCTCGCAGCTCGAGGTGTTCGAGGACAGCGGGCACCTGCCATGGATGGAAGAGCCGGAACCGTATTTCGATACCGTGACTCAATTTCTGCATGGTGAGCGTCGGCTCGGCTCGGCAACGCACAGCGCCTGCTGA
- the tal gene encoding transaldolase, whose protein sequence is MTSKLEQLRTHSVVVADTGDLTAIAQFRPRDCTTNPSLILKTAQQPESAALVREVVAQAARDGDDIEVVLDKLAVRIGVELTRLVPGDVSTEVDAQLSFDTDAMVTKARRLIALYETQGVGRERVLIKLAATWEGIRAAEVLEREGIRCNLTLVFSLEQAIACAQAGAFLISPFVGRITDWYKKAEGRDAYPVDEDPGVRSVRTIYTHFKTHGYRTVVMGASFRNAAQVEALAGCDRLTVSPTLLAELDADHGPLHRQLNAPTQRTEDAQEPLTEAAFRWALVDNQMAGEKLTEGIRQFHQDYLQLHTDIAAQLKAHPTPAAVPAG, encoded by the coding sequence ATGACGAGCAAACTCGAACAACTCCGGACCCATTCGGTGGTGGTCGCCGACACCGGGGACCTCACCGCCATCGCGCAGTTCCGTCCACGTGACTGCACCACGAATCCCTCACTCATCCTGAAAACCGCACAACAGCCGGAGTCCGCTGCCCTGGTGCGTGAGGTGGTGGCCCAGGCTGCGCGGGACGGCGACGACATCGAAGTCGTGCTGGACAAGCTGGCCGTGCGCATCGGGGTAGAACTCACCCGGCTGGTGCCGGGCGACGTCAGCACGGAAGTCGACGCGCAACTGTCGTTCGATACGGACGCCATGGTCACCAAGGCGCGCCGCCTGATCGCCCTGTACGAGACGCAGGGCGTGGGCCGCGAACGGGTGCTGATCAAGCTGGCTGCCACCTGGGAAGGCATCCGCGCGGCCGAGGTGCTCGAACGTGAAGGCATCCGCTGCAACCTCACGCTGGTGTTCAGCCTGGAGCAGGCCATCGCTTGTGCGCAGGCCGGCGCGTTCCTGATCTCACCGTTCGTGGGCCGGATCACCGATTGGTACAAGAAGGCCGAAGGGCGAGACGCCTACCCGGTAGATGAGGACCCGGGCGTACGCAGCGTCCGGACCATCTACACGCACTTCAAAACGCACGGCTACCGCACGGTGGTGATGGGCGCCTCATTCCGGAATGCCGCGCAGGTCGAAGCGCTCGCGGGATGCGACCGCCTTACCGTAAGTCCCACGCTGCTGGCGGAACTCGACGCGGACCACGGCCCGCTGCATCGGCAGCTCAATGCACCCACGCAGCGAACCGAAGATGCGCAGGAACCACTTACCGAAGCCGCGTTCCGCTGGGCACTGGTAGACAACCAGATGGCCGGTGAGAAACTCACCGAAGGCATCCGTCAGTTCCACCAGGATTACCTCCAATTGCACACCGACATCGCCGCGCAACTGAAGGCACACCCTACCCCGGCAGCCGTGCCTGCCGGCTGA